A part of Geothrix oryzae genomic DNA contains:
- a CDS encoding YidB family protein encodes MGLLDMVGGLLGQGGQAQGNNPLMGAVMGLIQNHPGGIQGLLAQFQEKGLGDQVASWIGTGANQPISAEHIQNALGSDQLQQLAGQLGVSHEEAASGLAGLLPQVVDKLSPEGNLPEGGNVMNLLKGFLG; translated from the coding sequence ATGGGTCTGCTGGACATGGTGGGTGGCCTGCTGGGGCAGGGCGGCCAGGCGCAGGGCAACAACCCCCTCATGGGGGCGGTCATGGGCCTCATCCAGAATCACCCCGGGGGGATTCAGGGTCTCTTGGCCCAGTTCCAGGAGAAGGGTCTGGGGGACCAGGTGGCGTCCTGGATCGGCACGGGCGCGAACCAGCCCATCAGCGCCGAGCACATCCAGAATGCCCTGGGCTCCGACCAGCTGCAGCAGCTGGCGGGTCAGCTGGGCGTGTCCCACGAGGAGGCCGCCTCGGGTCTGGCCGGGCTCCTGCCCCAGGTGGTGGACAAGCTCAGCCCCGAGGGCAACCTGCCCGAAGGGGGAAATGTCATGAACCTCTTGAAGGGGTTCCTCGGCTGA
- a CDS encoding DUF4126 domain-containing protein has translation MGPLQTLAAILGLSTVSGINLYLTVLLVGAGQRFGWIHGLPADLTILSHPVVLAVAGLLFLLEFLADKVPFVTPVWDGLHTFIRPLGGALLALGAAGELHPVAKVVALLAGGTIALGTHGSKMGVRLLAHTAPEPASHSILSVAEDVGVAALLALAYSHPALALPVLGAVLVATAFLLPLLLRALAFVLTGFRGALRALFGQGNRDEVPTWVELKALELTPGGAAGILPCYARRVRGVPRLGAAYLVWAEGRWHLVYRRWFRARHLAFDEAPGPVRVFPGFLWDAAVFLRDRKPQVVLVGRDWRHALPAAAPTA, from the coding sequence ATGGGCCCACTGCAGACCCTGGCGGCCATCCTCGGCCTCTCCACCGTCTCTGGCATCAACCTCTACCTCACGGTGCTGCTCGTGGGCGCGGGGCAGCGCTTTGGCTGGATCCACGGCCTGCCCGCAGATCTGACGATCCTGAGCCATCCCGTGGTGCTGGCCGTCGCGGGGCTCCTCTTCCTGCTGGAGTTCCTGGCGGACAAGGTGCCCTTTGTCACGCCCGTCTGGGACGGGCTCCACACCTTCATCCGCCCCCTGGGCGGCGCCCTCCTGGCCCTGGGCGCGGCGGGGGAGCTGCATCCCGTGGCCAAGGTCGTGGCCCTGCTGGCGGGCGGCACCATCGCCCTGGGCACCCACGGCAGCAAGATGGGCGTCCGGCTCCTGGCCCACACCGCGCCTGAACCCGCCAGTCACAGCATCCTCAGCGTGGCGGAGGATGTGGGCGTGGCCGCCCTGTTGGCCCTGGCCTACAGCCACCCGGCCCTCGCCCTCCCGGTGCTCGGGGCGGTGCTGGTGGCCACGGCCTTCCTCCTGCCCCTGCTGCTGAGGGCCCTGGCCTTCGTGCTCACGGGTTTCCGCGGCGCGCTGCGCGCCCTGTTCGGCCAGGGGAACCGGGACGAAGTCCCCACCTGGGTCGAGCTGAAGGCCCTGGAGCTGACCCCGGGGGGGGCCGCTGGAATCCTGCCCTGCTACGCCCGCCGGGTGAGGGGGGTGCCGCGGCTCGGGGCCGCCTACCTGGTCTGGGCCGAGGGGCGCTGGCACCTCGTCTACCGCCGCTGGTTCCGCGCCCGCCACCTGGCTTTCGACGAGGCGCCGGGACCCGTGCGCGTCTTCCCGGGTTTCCTCTGGGATGCCGCCGTGTTCCTTCGGGACCGGAAGCCCCAGGTCGTGCTCGTCGGGCGCGACTGGCGGCACGCGCTGCCCGCTGCCGCCCCCACCGCCTGA
- a CDS encoding isochorismatase family protein: protein MPLLDSSRSILVVIDLQGKLVHMVQRPALVLEATRRLLRLADLFAVPVVLTEQYPKGIGPTEPSIREAYDGLSTPTFFLEKTAFGCCGDAGFEPLLQRARPGLPPEKRQIVVAGIEAHVCVMQTVLELLAAGHEVHLCWDAVSGRGEEYRKHALDRMAAAGATITNHESVAFEWARDKNHPQFKALSALMKEGQPT, encoded by the coding sequence ATGCCTCTTCTTGATTCCAGCCGCAGCATCCTCGTGGTCATCGACCTGCAGGGCAAGCTCGTCCACATGGTGCAGCGCCCGGCCCTGGTGCTGGAGGCCACCCGGCGCCTGCTGAGGCTGGCGGACCTCTTCGCGGTGCCCGTGGTGCTGACGGAGCAGTACCCCAAGGGCATCGGCCCCACGGAACCGAGCATCCGTGAGGCCTACGACGGGCTGTCCACCCCGACCTTCTTCCTGGAAAAGACGGCCTTCGGCTGCTGCGGGGACGCGGGCTTCGAGCCCCTCCTCCAGCGGGCCCGCCCCGGACTTCCCCCCGAGAAGCGCCAGATCGTGGTGGCGGGCATCGAGGCCCATGTCTGCGTGATGCAGACCGTGCTCGAACTCCTGGCCGCAGGGCACGAGGTGCACCTGTGCTGGGATGCGGTCAGCGGTCGGGGCGAGGAATACCGGAAGCATGCCCTGGACCGCATGGCCGCCGCCGGGGCCACGATCACCAACCACGAGTCCGTGGCCTTCGAGTGGGCCCGCGACAAGAACCACCCCCAGTTCAAGGCGCTGTCCGCGCTGATGAAGGAAGGGCAGCCCACTTAA
- a CDS encoding M13 family metallopeptidase — MHRALPSLTFCLAVPALVAAPPKASPAPASLAPAVHGLDLAGMDRSVAPGNDFFAYANGGWVKRTEIPADRGSFGVGHEVADLTDRRTAALIRAAAKAKAPAGSERRKIGDYFTSFMDEKAIEARGLTPLQPAFQAIGAIRDRKDLARYLGRTLRADVDVLNATHIDTANLFGLWVAQDLDEPTRYAPFLLQGGLGMPERSYYLDPAEGMATVRAQYRAHVAAMLKLAGLSDSERRAAAVMDLETRMAKVHASREDSGDVLKGNNHWKRAEFGTKAPGLDWETFFAAADLKQPEVFVVWQPGAFTGLSALTAEVPLDTWKDYLTFHALQHRARVLPKAVADQSFAFYGRVLSGASKPRERWVYGVALTNQALGEAVGKAYVAKYFPPSEKARAQHMVAKIKDAFRARIEALTWMSPATKAKASAKLDALKVGVGYPDRWQDYRGLQIVAGDAFGNAERAERFEYARNLRKLGQPIDRTEWVMTPQTVNAVNLPVMNALNFPAAILQPPYFDPKRPMVMDYGAIGAVIGHEISHSFDDSGSLFDATGKLNNWWTPEDLKHFQASADQLVAQFDAYEPFPGLHIKGRQTLGENIADVAGLAAAYDAYRLSLGGREAPVVQGLTGDQQFFLSYAQSWREKAREPLLRQQILTDGHAPAPFRPATARNLDAWYPAFQVKPGQALYLAPADRVKIW, encoded by the coding sequence ATGCATCGAGCGTTGCCTTCCCTCACCTTCTGCCTGGCCGTCCCCGCACTCGTGGCGGCCCCGCCCAAGGCCAGCCCGGCCCCGGCTAGCCTGGCCCCGGCGGTGCACGGCCTCGACCTGGCGGGCATGGACCGCTCCGTGGCCCCCGGAAACGACTTCTTCGCCTACGCCAACGGGGGCTGGGTGAAACGGACGGAGATCCCGGCGGACCGGGGCTCCTTCGGCGTCGGGCACGAGGTGGCCGACCTCACGGACCGGCGCACGGCCGCCCTCATCCGGGCCGCGGCGAAGGCCAAGGCCCCGGCCGGGTCCGAGCGCCGCAAGATCGGGGACTATTTCACGAGCTTCATGGACGAGAAGGCCATCGAGGCCAGGGGGCTGACCCCCCTCCAGCCCGCGTTCCAGGCCATCGGCGCCATCCGGGACCGAAAGGACCTGGCCCGCTACCTCGGCCGCACCCTGCGGGCCGATGTGGATGTGCTGAATGCCACCCACATCGACACCGCCAACCTCTTCGGTTTGTGGGTGGCCCAGGATCTGGACGAGCCCACCCGCTATGCCCCCTTCCTCCTGCAGGGCGGCCTGGGGATGCCCGAACGGAGCTACTACCTCGATCCTGCCGAAGGCATGGCGACCGTCCGCGCCCAGTACCGGGCCCATGTGGCGGCCATGCTGAAGCTCGCAGGCCTGTCGGACAGCGAGCGACGGGCGGCGGCCGTGATGGACTTGGAGACCCGCATGGCCAAGGTCCACGCCAGCCGGGAGGACTCGGGCGATGTGCTGAAGGGGAACAACCACTGGAAGCGGGCCGAGTTCGGCACCAAGGCCCCCGGCCTGGACTGGGAGACCTTCTTCGCCGCCGCGGACCTGAAGCAGCCTGAGGTGTTCGTGGTCTGGCAACCCGGCGCCTTCACGGGCCTCTCCGCCCTGACCGCGGAAGTCCCTCTCGACACCTGGAAGGACTACCTGACTTTCCACGCCCTCCAGCACCGGGCCCGGGTGCTCCCCAAGGCCGTGGCCGACCAGTCCTTCGCCTTCTACGGCCGGGTGCTGAGCGGCGCCTCGAAACCCCGGGAGCGCTGGGTCTACGGCGTGGCCCTCACGAACCAGGCCCTGGGCGAGGCCGTCGGCAAAGCCTATGTGGCCAAATACTTCCCGCCCTCTGAGAAGGCCCGGGCCCAGCACATGGTGGCCAAGATCAAGGACGCCTTCCGCGCCCGCATCGAGGCGCTGACTTGGATGTCGCCCGCCACCAAGGCCAAGGCCTCGGCCAAGCTGGATGCCCTCAAGGTCGGCGTCGGCTACCCCGACCGCTGGCAGGACTACCGCGGCCTCCAGATCGTGGCCGGCGATGCCTTCGGGAACGCCGAGCGCGCCGAGCGCTTCGAGTACGCCCGGAACCTGCGCAAGCTGGGCCAGCCCATCGACCGTACTGAGTGGGTGATGACGCCCCAGACCGTGAATGCTGTGAACCTGCCCGTCATGAACGCCCTCAACTTCCCGGCGGCCATCCTGCAGCCCCCCTACTTCGACCCCAAGCGCCCCATGGTCATGGACTACGGCGCCATCGGGGCCGTCATCGGCCACGAGATCAGCCACAGCTTCGACGACTCGGGCTCCCTCTTCGACGCCACCGGCAAGCTGAACAACTGGTGGACGCCGGAAGACCTGAAGCATTTCCAGGCCTCCGCCGACCAGCTGGTGGCGCAGTTCGACGCCTACGAGCCCTTCCCGGGCCTCCACATCAAGGGCCGGCAGACCCTCGGCGAGAACATCGCGGATGTGGCGGGCCTCGCCGCCGCCTATGACGCCTACCGCCTGTCCCTGGGGGGCCGGGAGGCGCCGGTGGTGCAGGGCCTGACCGGGGACCAGCAGTTCTTCCTCAGCTACGCCCAGAGCTGGCGCGAGAAGGCCCGCGAGCCCCTGCTCCGCCAGCAGATCCTCACGGACGGCCATGCCCCCGCCCCCTTCCGCCCCGCCACGGCGCGGAACCTCGATGCCTGGTACCCGGCCTTCCAGGTGAAACCCGGCCAGGCCCTCTATCTGGCCCCCGCGGACCGCGTGAAGATCTGGTAG
- a CDS encoding uracil-DNA glycosylase family protein, which yields MTGPTARIRGLAVPALFPDSGPVSVLLFGEAPGPRGADQSGIPFWGDGAGITVYRALAATGRAEVPGAAWEDWDGARFKALGLRPKLLGTALSNAYPACPTKDGEHFQAPSNKDLLAPANLARLAAELARAAAGSLSPLRVIAFGKRAEWVLRRLPEPPVFDLQALPHPSAQGLLQGAPNRGKGMKLDDLRIAWQMRLQTLLAPS from the coding sequence ATGACTGGCCCCACTGCTCGCATCCGCGGTCTTGCGGTTCCAGCCCTCTTTCCCGACTCCGGTCCTGTCTCCGTCCTGCTCTTCGGCGAGGCCCCAGGCCCCCGGGGGGCGGACCAGTCCGGCATCCCCTTCTGGGGCGATGGCGCCGGCATCACCGTCTACCGCGCCCTGGCCGCCACGGGCCGGGCCGAGGTGCCCGGGGCGGCCTGGGAGGACTGGGATGGTGCCCGCTTCAAGGCCCTGGGCCTGAGACCGAAGCTCCTCGGCACGGCCCTCAGCAACGCCTACCCCGCCTGCCCCACCAAGGATGGTGAGCATTTCCAGGCGCCTTCCAACAAGGACCTGCTGGCTCCCGCCAACCTCGCCCGGCTGGCGGCGGAGCTGGCCCGGGCCGCGGCAGGAAGCCTTTCGCCCCTGCGGGTCATCGCCTTCGGCAAGCGCGCGGAGTGGGTGCTCCGCCGCCTGCCGGAACCCCCTGTCTTCGACCTCCAGGCCCTGCCGCATCCCAGTGCCCAGGGCCTGCTGCAGGGGGCACCCAACCGCGGTAAAGGAATGAAATTAGACGACTTGAGAATCGCCTGGCAGATGCGGCTCCAGACCCTGCTGGCCCCTTCTTAA
- a CDS encoding GlsB/YeaQ/YmgE family stress response membrane protein, whose amino-acid sequence MLHLIWTCIIGLIAGAVAKLLMPGKDPGGWIITMILGIAGSFLGTWIGRAVGHYQEGQGAGFLMSVVGAVILLGAYHLFKKFTA is encoded by the coding sequence ATGCTCCACCTCATCTGGACCTGCATCATCGGTCTCATCGCGGGCGCCGTGGCCAAGCTGCTCATGCCGGGCAAGGATCCCGGCGGGTGGATCATCACCATGATCCTCGGCATCGCCGGCTCCTTCCTGGGCACCTGGATCGGGCGGGCCGTGGGTCATTACCAGGAAGGCCAGGGGGCCGGCTTCCTGATGTCGGTGGTGGGCGCGGTGATCCTGCTGGGCGCCTACCATCTCTTCAAGAAGTTCACGGCCTGA
- a CDS encoding S41 family peptidase: protein MTRRPSSLNPLALVMAAALVQPLPAVDLQDTRLVAQPAVSARQVAFLYAGDLWTCAPDGGAAKRLTTRGGCMGTPRFSPDGTWIAYTTALEGNADVWVIPAAGGEPRRLTWHPGADVVQDWTPDGRAVLFTSGRSVHTTRYTQLFTVPLAGGMPTQLPIPNAARASYSPDGSHIVYNPLSDAFRQWKHYRGGTASRLWIYRVKDHEVVQIPQPEGRCNDIDPMWIGGKVYFVSDRAGEFNLFSYDLATKAVAQLTTHADFPILAASHGAGRIVYEQAGWLHRFDPATGQSTRLKVAVAADLPEARSRWATGAKWASNLELSPSGSRVAVEYRGEILSVPAEKGDARNLTNAPGTHERNPAWSPDGKSLAYLSDAGGEYALKVQAQDGKGEVRSFALKGAGFYDNLKWSPDGKKIAYTDNALALRILDLGTGAVKAVSSEVLYTPAPTLNHSWSPDSRFLAYTRNTESGMLRIHVYAVEEDKSTALTDGLADASDPVFDRSGKYLYFTASTDAGPVRDWFAQSNADALMRGNLYLMVLAKDTPSPLAKESDEEGGAAKPEEKNGKPEDKKGAKAEVKVRIDFDGLAERIVPIEAAKTAFFTDLQAGEAGTLFYLRQTGGANRFNRSESMALCRFDLKKREETVLVEKADGYGLSADGKKALYRLRDAVTIIPTAGKPEPGKGKVALEGLQVKVEPRQEWAQILDEVWRINRDFFYAPNMHGADWKAMKAKYAAFLPDLGTRADLNRVIQWMCSELAVGHHRGGGGDLPDAGKPVPGGLLGADLEVANGRYRFAKILGGLNWSPELRSPLTEPGVNVKPGDYLLAVNGRDLKAPENLYARFENTAGKLVELTVGSDPAGKDARTVSVVPVGSEVGLRNRDWVEGNLRKVQAATEGRVAYVYVPNTTTLGHTYFKRYFYPQAQKEAVIIDERYNGGGQVADYYIDLLRRPFTAMWAMRYGQDLKSPQASIQGPKVMLVDETAGSGGDLLPWMFRKFGLGPLVGRPTWGGLVGILGFPTLMDGGTITAPNLAIWTEKGWVVENEGVAPDIEVEQLPKDIIAGRDPQLEKAIDLMKAELKKNPPQKLQRPPYPVRTK, encoded by the coding sequence ATGACCCGCCGACCTTCCTCCCTGAACCCCCTGGCCCTGGTGATGGCCGCGGCCCTCGTCCAGCCGCTCCCCGCCGTGGACCTCCAGGACACCCGGCTGGTGGCCCAGCCTGCCGTAAGCGCCCGGCAGGTGGCCTTCCTCTACGCGGGGGACCTGTGGACCTGCGCCCCGGACGGTGGGGCCGCGAAGCGCCTCACCACCCGCGGCGGCTGCATGGGCACGCCCCGCTTCAGCCCCGATGGGACCTGGATCGCCTACACGACGGCGCTGGAGGGGAATGCCGATGTCTGGGTGATCCCCGCGGCTGGTGGCGAGCCCCGGCGCCTCACCTGGCACCCGGGCGCCGATGTGGTGCAGGACTGGACGCCGGACGGCCGGGCCGTGCTGTTCACCTCGGGGCGCTCGGTGCATACGACGCGCTACACCCAGCTGTTCACGGTGCCCCTCGCCGGGGGCATGCCCACCCAGCTGCCCATCCCCAACGCGGCCCGGGCCTCGTACTCGCCGGACGGCAGCCACATCGTCTACAACCCGCTGTCCGATGCCTTCCGCCAGTGGAAGCACTACCGCGGAGGCACGGCCTCGCGGCTCTGGATCTACCGGGTCAAGGACCACGAGGTCGTCCAGATTCCCCAACCTGAGGGCCGCTGCAACGACATCGACCCCATGTGGATCGGCGGGAAGGTCTACTTCGTGTCCGACCGGGCGGGCGAATTCAACCTCTTCAGCTACGACCTGGCCACGAAGGCGGTCGCGCAGCTGACGACGCATGCGGACTTCCCCATCCTGGCCGCCAGCCACGGCGCGGGCCGGATCGTCTATGAGCAGGCGGGCTGGCTCCATCGGTTCGATCCAGCCACCGGCCAGAGCACCCGCCTGAAGGTGGCCGTGGCGGCAGACCTGCCTGAGGCCCGGAGCCGCTGGGCCACCGGTGCGAAGTGGGCGAGCAACCTGGAACTCTCGCCTTCCGGCAGCCGGGTGGCGGTGGAATACCGGGGCGAGATCCTGAGCGTTCCGGCGGAGAAGGGGGATGCGCGCAACCTGACGAACGCGCCGGGAACCCACGAACGGAACCCCGCCTGGTCCCCGGACGGGAAGTCCCTCGCCTACCTGTCGGACGCCGGGGGCGAGTACGCCCTCAAGGTCCAGGCGCAGGATGGCAAGGGCGAGGTGCGGTCGTTCGCCCTGAAGGGGGCGGGTTTCTACGACAACCTCAAGTGGTCGCCGGACGGGAAGAAGATCGCCTACACCGACAACGCCCTCGCGCTGCGGATCCTCGACCTGGGCACCGGCGCCGTGAAGGCCGTCTCCAGCGAGGTGCTCTACACGCCCGCGCCCACCCTCAACCACAGCTGGTCACCGGATTCCCGGTTCCTGGCCTACACCCGCAACACGGAATCCGGGATGCTGCGCATCCATGTGTACGCGGTGGAGGAGGACAAATCGACGGCCCTGACCGACGGCCTGGCCGACGCCAGCGACCCGGTCTTCGACCGCAGCGGCAAGTACCTCTACTTCACCGCCAGCACGGACGCCGGGCCGGTGCGGGACTGGTTCGCCCAGTCCAATGCCGATGCCCTCATGCGGGGGAACCTCTACCTGATGGTGCTGGCCAAGGACACCCCGTCGCCCCTGGCCAAGGAGAGCGACGAGGAGGGCGGAGCTGCCAAGCCCGAGGAGAAGAACGGCAAGCCCGAGGACAAGAAGGGCGCCAAGGCCGAGGTGAAGGTGCGCATCGATTTCGACGGCCTGGCCGAGCGCATCGTGCCCATCGAAGCCGCCAAGACGGCCTTCTTCACGGACCTGCAGGCCGGCGAGGCCGGCACGCTCTTCTACCTCCGCCAGACCGGCGGCGCGAACCGCTTCAACCGGAGCGAGTCCATGGCCCTCTGCCGCTTCGACCTGAAGAAGCGGGAGGAGACCGTGCTGGTGGAAAAGGCCGATGGCTACGGCCTCTCCGCCGACGGCAAGAAGGCCCTCTACCGGCTGCGGGACGCGGTGACGATCATCCCCACCGCCGGCAAGCCCGAGCCCGGCAAGGGCAAGGTGGCGCTGGAAGGCCTGCAGGTGAAGGTGGAGCCCCGGCAGGAATGGGCCCAGATCCTCGATGAGGTCTGGCGCATCAACCGTGACTTCTTCTACGCCCCCAACATGCACGGCGCGGACTGGAAGGCCATGAAGGCCAAGTACGCGGCCTTCCTGCCCGATCTCGGCACGCGGGCCGACCTGAACCGGGTCATCCAGTGGATGTGCTCCGAGCTGGCCGTGGGCCATCACCGCGGCGGCGGCGGCGACCTGCCCGATGCCGGCAAGCCCGTCCCGGGCGGCCTGCTGGGCGCGGATCTGGAGGTGGCCAACGGCCGCTACCGGTTCGCGAAGATCCTCGGCGGCCTGAACTGGAGCCCCGAGCTGCGCTCGCCCCTCACGGAGCCGGGCGTGAATGTGAAGCCGGGCGACTATCTGCTGGCGGTGAATGGTCGCGACCTGAAGGCGCCCGAGAACCTCTACGCCCGGTTCGAGAACACGGCCGGCAAGCTGGTGGAACTCACCGTGGGCAGCGATCCCGCGGGCAAGGATGCGCGGACGGTCAGCGTGGTGCCGGTGGGAAGCGAAGTGGGCCTGCGCAACCGGGACTGGGTGGAGGGGAACCTCCGCAAGGTCCAGGCGGCCACTGAGGGCCGCGTGGCCTATGTCTATGTGCCGAACACCACCACCCTGGGCCACACCTACTTCAAGCGCTACTTCTATCCCCAGGCGCAGAAGGAGGCCGTGATCATCGACGAGCGCTACAACGGCGGCGGCCAGGTGGCGGACTACTACATCGACCTGCTCCGCCGGCCCTTCACCGCCATGTGGGCCATGCGCTACGGCCAGGACCTGAAGTCACCCCAGGCCTCCATCCAGGGTCCCAAGGTCATGCTGGTGGATGAGACCGCCGGCTCCGGGGGCGACCTGCTGCCCTGGATGTTCCGCAAGTTCGGCCTGGGGCCCCTGGTGGGCCGGCCCACTTGGGGGGGGCTCGTGGGCATCCTGGGCTTCCCCACGCTCATGGACGGCGGCACCATCACCGCCCCCAACCTGGCCATCTGGACCGAGAAGGGCTGGGTGGTGGAGAACGAAGGCGTGGCGCCGGACATCGAGGTGGAGCAGCTGCCCAAGGACATCATCGCCGGCCGCGATCCCCAGCTGGAGAAGGCCATCGACCTGATGAAGGCCGAGCTGAAGAAGAACCCGCCGCAGAAGCTGCAGCGTCCGCCCTATCCGGTACGGACGAAATAG